A window of Kangiella sp. TOML190 genomic DNA:
CCTAAGGCGCTTTCCCACGTCGATATTCTTGCTGGTGGTCGCCAAGCATTGGTCAAAGCCAATACCGAAATTGGTTTAGCCTTAGCGGAAGATGAAATTGATTATTTAGTCGAGAGTTTTACGCACCTTGGGCGCAATCCCAGCGATGTTGAGTTGATGATGTTCGCACAAGCAAATTCTGAGCATTGTCGACATAAAATTTTTAATGCTTCTTGGACCATTGACGGCGAAGATAAAGACTTGTCTTTGTTCAAAATGATCAAAAACACTTACGCCAACAATTCCGAAGGAGTTTTATCCGCGTATAAAGACAATGCGGCGGTGTTTGAAGGCTTTAATGCCCATCGCTTTTTTGCTCAGCCGGAAACTAATGAATACCAATACCATTTAGAGCCAGTCCACGTTCTGATCAAGGTCGAAACTCACAACCACCCAACCTGCATTTCGCCTTACCCCGGTGCTTCGACCGGTTCTGGCGGTGAAATTCGTGACGAAGGGGCTACCGGTATTGGCGGCAAACCCAAAGTGGGTTTAACCGGTTTTAGCGTGTCAAACTTAAGGGTTCCTGATTACGAGCAGCCTTGGGAAACCGATTATGGCAAGCCTGAACGGATCGTAACTGCGCTTGATATTATGCTCGAAGGGCCTATTGGCGGCGCCAGCTTTAATAACGAATTTGGGCGTCCGGCGGTTAATGGCTATTTCCGCACTTTTGAAGAAGAATTTGATTTTGAGTATGGAGCTGAAGTTCGCGGTTATCATAAGCCGATTATGATTGCTGGTGGTATGGGTAATATTCGCGAACAGCACGTTGAGAAAAAAGAGATTAAGCCTGGCTATAAAGTGATAGTTTTGGGCGGCCCTGCCATGTTGATTGGTCTTGGTGGTGGCGCGGCATCTTCTATGACTTCTGGTTCGAGTGCCGAGGATTTGGACTTTGCTTCGGTGCAACGTGATAACCCCGAAATGGAGCGCCGTTGTCAGGAAGTGATCGACCGTTGTTGGGCATTAGATGATCGTAATCCTATCGAATTTATTCACGACGTGGGCGCCGGTGGTTTATCCAACGCTATCCCTGAGTTGGTTCATGATGGTGAGCGCGGCGGAAGCTTTGAGTTGCGTCGTGTGCCGAATGCGGAAAAAGGCATGGCACCAGTTGAGATCTGGTGTAACGAAGCACAAGAGCGTTATGTATTGGCCGTTGCGCCAGACAAGCTTGAGCATTTTGAGCAGATTTGTCAGCGCGAGCGTTGTCCGTTTGCGGTGGTGGGCGAGGCGACCGAAGCGTTGCATTTAAGTTTAAGCGATGAGCATTTTGATAATAAGCCGGTGGATCTGCCAATGGATGTGTTATTTGGTAAACCGCCCAAAATGCACCGCAGCGCAGAAACTTTAAAGGCCCCCTCGACCGAATTACCACAGGTTTCCAATATCAATGAAGCGATTGATCGGGTGTTAGCGCTTCCAGCCGTTGCCGACAAGACCTTCCTGATCACCATTGGTGATAGAACCGTTGGCGGTATGGTGTCGCGTGACCAAATGGTGGGCCCTTGGCAAGTACCTGTAGCCGATTGCGCGGTCACTACTTCGACTCACAATAGCTACACTGGCGAAGCCATGGCGATGGGCGAGCGAACTCCTGCGGCACTACTCGATTCAGCTGCCGCAGCCAAGATGGCTGTGGGTGAAGCGATCACCAACATCGCTTCCGCTAAAATTGACGATATTAAAAAAATCCGCCTGTCCGCGAACTGGATGGCACTTGCCGGCGCGCCTGGTGAAGACGTTAATCTTTACAATGCGGTTGAAGCAGTTGGTATGGATCTATGTCCAAAATTAGGCATTACCATTCCTGTGGGCAAAGATTCCATGTCCATGAAAACCGTGTGGGAAGAAGAGGGCCCGGATGGCAAGAAAGTCCAAAAGTCGGTTACGGCTCCTAGCTCGCTAATCATTTCAGCTTTTGCGCCGGTGACGGATGTGCGCAAATCACTCACGCCGGAGTTAAAGGCAAATAAAGGTGATACGGAATTATTATTGTTAGACTTAGGCCGTGGTAACAATCGCTTGGGCGCTACGGCCTTTACCCAAGTTTATAAGTTATTGGGTAAAACGCCTGCTTCAGTAGATTCTGCCGATGACTTGCGCAACTTCTTTAATGCGGTGCAAAGCTTGAATCAGCAAGGTTTGGCTTACGCTTATCATGATCGCTCAGATGGTGGCTTGTTAGCAACGCTAGTGGAGATGGGCTTTGCCGGAAATTGCGGAGTTAGCGTTGATTTATCCGAGTTAAGTGGCTCCGCTGAAGAGTTGTTGTTTAATGAAGAATTAGGTGCGGTGTTGCAAGTTCCTGCCAGTAAACGTGCAGAAGTTACCGCTATCTTGGCAGAGCATCAGGTCTCTGAGTTTGCCCACTTTATTGGTGAACCAGCCGAAACTAAAACCTTGAGTATCACTAAAGACGGCCAGGATCTGGTTTCGCGTCAGATGAAAGACTTACGTCAAATCTGGTCGCAATTAACGTTTGAGATGCAAAAGTTGCGTGATAATCCGCAATGTGCGAAAGAAGAATTTACCGCTAAATTAGATCTGGATAACCCAGGTTTATTTGTCGATTTAAGTTTTGATCAGAATGACAATGTGGCGATGCCGATGATCAATTCTGGCGTTCGTCCGCGGGTCGCCATTTTAAGAGAGCAGGGCGTTAACAGTCAGCTCGAGATGGCTGCCGCTTTCACTAAAGCTGGTTTTGAAGCGATTGACGTTCATATGAGCGACATTCTTGCTGGCCGTGTAAGCTTGAAAGACTTTATAGGCGCTGTGGCTTGTGGTGGCTTCTCATATGGTGACGTATTGGGTGCTGGTGAAGGTTGGGCTAAATCGATTTTATTTAACAATCGTGCGCGCGATGAGTTTGAAGCTTTTTTTAAGCGCGACAATACTTTCAGCTTAGGCATTTGTAACGGTTGCCAGATGATGTCTAACTTAAAAGAGTTGATCCCTGGTACGGCTCATTGGCCGCACTTTGTTAGAAACCAGTCAGCGCAATTTGAAGCGCGAGTGGCAATGATTGAAGTGGCTAAATCACCCTCATTATTTATGGCTGGCATGGCCGGTTCGCGTTTACCCATCGCCGTATCCCATGGTGAAGGACGAGCAGAATTTAAGTCCGCAGAATTAGCGCAAGCGACTAATGATTCTGGCTTAGTCACAGCCCGTTTTATCAATAATTATGGCGATATAGCCCAAACTTATCCGGCAAACCCCAATGGTTCATTGCATGGTATTACTGGTCTTACTTCAGAAGATGGCCGCGCCACCATTATGATGCCGCACCCCGAACGAGTTGCGCGCGCGGTACAAAACTCTTGGCGACCAGAAGACTGGTCAGAAGACGGCGGATGGCAGCGGATGTTTTATAATGCCCGAAAGTTCGTTAATTAATTTTATAATCTATATATTCTAAATTCATTCCCGCGAGAGCGGGAATGACAGAAAATTCCAGTTTGGGATCATGTCTGGGTCATCTGACCGCTTTTTTATATCGCAATGCAATGATGATTTTTCTTTCCGGGCTTCGGCGTCGGTAAGCAAAGCAGGCTTTTTTCCTGCTCTAAATAAGCTTCACCAGTAGCGAAATTATTGATTGCGGCAGTAGATTTTAAATCTGATAGCTCAAAGTCTCGATGTTTTTGATACCAGTTAATCAGATTAATTTTAGACTGAAGGTTATGCAGTCTTAGCGAGTAGTCTTTATAAGCTGGCAAAGAATAGCCCATTAAAGTCCTACCGCCATAATTTCTTACTTTTTGCGAAATATCTGGTTCAGTGATTTTTAAAGCGTTCGGTAGCGCTTGTTCCTTTGCACTTAACTTGGTGTAGGAAAGCCAGTCTTGCTTTGACTGGTAGTCAGTGTTGATAGACATGTTTTGTTTAAAAAACATGTTATGCCAAAATCGCTTCAAAAAAGAAAAGTTGCTATATTCAGGCAATTTGGCAATGAGTTTTGTTTGCGCCGTTGCAAAGGCGTGCTCAAATTTTACGGTGGCATCAAGCGATGACTCTTCTGTTGTTAACCCTGGAATTGTAGTTTTTCCGGCAATCAAGTTGTTATTTAATAACTGATTATAAAAGTCTAAATTGAGTTGGATATTAGCAAGGTGTACCATTTTCGCCATTAAGGTATTAGATTGAGCAAGTTTAAGCCGAGATAGGCGAATTAATTCGAGTGTGTCTGATTCTAAATTATTACTATTGAGCAGGAGCTGCAGTTGATATAGCTTGTTAGCCTTGATAATAGGTTCATATTCTCCAAAAATGACAGTGGTATTGGGGCTGGTTGTTATTAAGTAATCATTTAATGCTAAAAACTTTATGTAACGTTCTAACAGTATATGATTTTTAGAAAGAAGTTCCGCATAGTAAGGAGTTTTGTTTTTAATGGTGTCAATGCAGCCACTATTATAAGGTTCGCAGAAGTCATTTGGTAGTTCAAATGAGCCGCGCCTTCCTTCAAGGGGATCGTTAAAAGTTACTGTTGATCCATCTTCATGAATAAGATGTCCGCTATAGGCGATTTCTACTTGTTTTAAGCGCTCTAAGCCTAAAGCTATTGGATCTTCATCATCAGCAGCTTCTAAACCTAGTTGCAAGTAGAATGCTTGACTAGGTTGTTGTGACCATTGCGCAACTTCTTG
This region includes:
- the purL gene encoding phosphoribosylformylglycinamidine synthase, which codes for MLILRGNPAYSEFQKARLLKETHAIEPRVAEIYGEYVHYVHTNADLTADEMAVLERLLEYGPSRPASEHSGRRMIVVPRPGTISPWSSKATNIAQNCGLEKIERIERGIAVYFINPEGEPIKDAVAERLKPLVHDRMTQSVFDEHNQAEVLFVQESPKALSHVDILAGGRQALVKANTEIGLALAEDEIDYLVESFTHLGRNPSDVELMMFAQANSEHCRHKIFNASWTIDGEDKDLSLFKMIKNTYANNSEGVLSAYKDNAAVFEGFNAHRFFAQPETNEYQYHLEPVHVLIKVETHNHPTCISPYPGASTGSGGEIRDEGATGIGGKPKVGLTGFSVSNLRVPDYEQPWETDYGKPERIVTALDIMLEGPIGGASFNNEFGRPAVNGYFRTFEEEFDFEYGAEVRGYHKPIMIAGGMGNIREQHVEKKEIKPGYKVIVLGGPAMLIGLGGGAASSMTSGSSAEDLDFASVQRDNPEMERRCQEVIDRCWALDDRNPIEFIHDVGAGGLSNAIPELVHDGERGGSFELRRVPNAEKGMAPVEIWCNEAQERYVLAVAPDKLEHFEQICQRERCPFAVVGEATEALHLSLSDEHFDNKPVDLPMDVLFGKPPKMHRSAETLKAPSTELPQVSNINEAIDRVLALPAVADKTFLITIGDRTVGGMVSRDQMVGPWQVPVADCAVTTSTHNSYTGEAMAMGERTPAALLDSAAAAKMAVGEAITNIASAKIDDIKKIRLSANWMALAGAPGEDVNLYNAVEAVGMDLCPKLGITIPVGKDSMSMKTVWEEEGPDGKKVQKSVTAPSSLIISAFAPVTDVRKSLTPELKANKGDTELLLLDLGRGNNRLGATAFTQVYKLLGKTPASVDSADDLRNFFNAVQSLNQQGLAYAYHDRSDGGLLATLVEMGFAGNCGVSVDLSELSGSAEELLFNEELGAVLQVPASKRAEVTAILAEHQVSEFAHFIGEPAETKTLSITKDGQDLVSRQMKDLRQIWSQLTFEMQKLRDNPQCAKEEFTAKLDLDNPGLFVDLSFDQNDNVAMPMINSGVRPRVAILREQGVNSQLEMAAAFTKAGFEAIDVHMSDILAGRVSLKDFIGAVACGGFSYGDVLGAGEGWAKSILFNNRARDEFEAFFKRDNTFSLGICNGCQMMSNLKELIPGTAHWPHFVRNQSAQFEARVAMIEVAKSPSLFMAGMAGSRLPIAVSHGEGRAEFKSAELAQATNDSGLVTARFINNYGDIAQTYPANPNGSLHGITGLTSEDGRATIMMPHPERVARAVQNSWRPEDWSEDGGWQRMFYNARKFVN